Sequence from the Macaca thibetana thibetana isolate TM-01 chromosome 20, ASM2454274v1, whole genome shotgun sequence genome:
GTCTCCTGTCATCTGCTGAGGGCTTTGAAGCCTGAGTCCCTGGCATCATCAAGATATGGTCTTAACCAGTGGCTACGGAGAGCGGTAGGTGGGACTCCAGGTTAGGAGGCCTCAGTGACCCTGTCCCTCACCCTGCAGAATGGCATTGTGCCCATCGTGGAGCCTGAGATCCTCCCTGATGGGGACCATGACTTGAAGCGCTGCCAGTATGTGACCGAGAAGGTAAGTGACTGCCTGCCTGACCAGTGCAAGGTGACTGGGCGGGGACCCTGGGGCTAACCCCTatcctcccctccaccccactACCCCACCATGCCCCTGCTCTGCTCCAGGTGCTGGCTGCTGTCTACAAGGCTCTGAGCGACCACCACATCTACCTGGAAGGCACCTTGCTGAAGCCCAATATGGTCACCCCAGGCCACGCTTGCACCCAGAAGTTTTCTCACGAGGAGATTGCCATGGCGACCGTCACAGCGCTGCGCCGCACAGTCCCCCCGGCTGTCACTGGTGAGGCCCACACTGTCATCTTGACCTCTAGGCAGTAGATGAGCTCTACCCACAACCCTATGCCCATTTGGGCGGATTTCCATGGCAGCTTCCACCAGCTCCTGCACCTTCCTGTGTCTCTGACCACAGCCTCTCGCCCCTGCTCTACAGGGATCACCTTCCTGTCTGGAGGCCAGAGTGAGGAGGAGGCATCCATCAACCTCAATGCCATTAACAAGTGCCCCCTGCTGAAGCCCTGGGCCCTGACCTTCTCTTATGGCCGAGCCCTGCAGGCGTCTGCCCTGAAGGCCTGGGGTGGGAAGAAGGAGAACCTGAAGGCTGCACAGGAGGAGTACGTCAAGCGAGCCCTGGTAAGGATAGGCAGGAGGTGGGCAGGGTCCCTGGGTGGAAGGGACTTAGAAGAACCCTTCTCACTCCACCCCTCTCCCCGCTTAGGCCAACAGCCTTGCCTGTCAAGGAAAGTACACCCCGAGCGGTCATGCCGGAGCTGCTGCTAGCGAGTCCCTCTTCGTCTCTAACCACGCCTATTAAGCGGAGGTGTTCCCAGGCTGCCCCCAACgctccaggccccgccccctcccactCTTGAAGAGGGGGCCTCCTCCTCGGGGCTCCAGACTGGCTTGCCCGCGCTCTTGCCTCCCTTGTGACAGTGGTGTATGGTGTCGTCTGTGAATGCTAAGTCCATCACCCTTTCCAGCACACTGCCAAATAAACAGCTATTTAAGGGGGAGTCGGCCATCCGTGTCTTTTGTCTAATGCAGGGGAGGGCCTGGGGAGGCAACAGAGCCCAGAAGAAGAAAGAGCCCCTGTTCTCTGTTCTTCCTTTCGGGGCAGTAAAGGGGTGAAAGGGGAAAGGACTTTCCTGCTCTGTTTTATACTTGGCCAGGGCTTTGAGAGAGGCTGAGAGCTTGTGACATTTTCTTCCAGCCACTACAGGCTCTGCCCCTTCACCTAACAGCATCAGATAGGGCTCACAGCTGGGGAGTATGGTTGTAACCGCTCATGTCTTAGGaggctgcagcctcagcctcacttTTAGGCCCAGAACTCAAGGGGGGCAGAAGACCCCTGTGACAGAAACCCACTAATTAGCTCACTTTTCCTGAGTGACATGAGCTAGGCAACATAATGGGTGTTCTATATGAGTAGATGCTGTTATTTTCAACTTACACCTAAGGCTCTTTTGCCCAAGATTGAACTGTTTCTTGGTGGAAAGGATGCTCATGCATATctcttggtgttttttttgtttttgtttttgttttgagacagtctcactctgtcacccagactggaatgcagtggcacgatcttggctcactgcaacgtctgcctcccaggctcaagcagttgtcctgcctcagcctcctgagtagctgggattacaggcacatgccactgtacctggctaatctttgtattttttagtagaggcggggtttcaccatgttggccagactagtctctaactcctgacatCACATggttctccacctcagcctcccaaagtgctgggactataggcgcccgccaccacacccggctaatttttttgtagtttcagtagagacggggtttcaccttgttagccaggatggtctcgatctcctgaccttgtgatccgcccacctcggcctcccaaaatgctgggattacaggtgtgagccactgcacccggccatcttttttctttttgagacagagtttcgctcttgtcgcccaggctggagtgcaatgacacggtcgatgctcactgcaacctccccctcccgggttcaagtgattctcctgcctcggcctacatagtagctgggattacaggcgcacgccaccatgcccagctaatttttgtgtttttagtagagacgaggtttcgccatgttggtcaggctggtcttgaactcctgacctcaggtaatccgccagcctcggccttcccaatttgctgggatgataggcttgagccaccgcgcacggcctgTTTTCCCATTTTAACAGGAGATGGAATTAGAGAGGGCTTCTTAGTCTCCTTTGGGCAATGGAATCCCATAAAAACCTTGAATTGTTTCCAGCACCCCCTTGATAATGCAGATACAGAAGTTCAGCTATAGAGCTCAGGCTCCAGGTCAAGAACTGAGCCTTTGCAGCTGCTGCTTTCCACGAAGCTAGAATGAGCGTGCTGTGCCCTTACTTTGGGCCCTTCCCCAGtgacccaggctggggtataCAGTAACTACATCAGCCCTCTGGACCTAGAGAATATCTGCAGTGATTGAGGTAGAACGGACTTACCTAGAACCTTCTAGGAGCATAAAAACTTGatcctaggctgggcgcagtggttcatgcctataatctcaccattttgggagaccaaggtgggtggatcacgaggtcaggagtttgagaacagcctggccaacatagtgaaacctcgtctctactaaaaatacaaaaattatccaggcctagtggtgtgcacctgtagttccaactactcgggaggctgaggcaggagaattgcttgaacccaggaggcggaggtaatggtgagctgggattgtgccactgcactccagcctaggcaacagagccagactccgtctcaaaaaataaaaattaaaattaaacctgGTCCTTCCCTTTTCtgcatattttgtttctattgccTACATCTAAAACAAAACCAATCACTATTAT
This genomic interval carries:
- the ALDOA gene encoding fructose-bisphosphate aldolase A isoform X2, whose protein sequence is MPYQYPALTPEQKKELSDIAHRIVAPGKGILAADESTGSIAKRLQSIGTENTEENRRFYRQLLLTADDRVNPCIGGVILFHETLYQKADDGRPFPQVIKSKGGVVGIKVDKGVVPLAGTNGETTTQGLDGLSERCAQYKKDGADFAKWRCVLKIGEHTPSALAIMENANVLARYASICQQNGIVPIVEPEILPDGDHDLKRCQYVTEKVLAAVYKALSDHHIYLEGTLLKPNMVTPGHACTQKFSHEEIAMATVTALRRTVPPAVTGITFLSGGQSEEEASINLNAINKCPLLKPWALTFSYGRALQASALKAWGGKKENLKAAQEEYVKRALANSLACQGKYTPSGHAGAAASESLFVSNHAY